The Humulus lupulus chromosome 4, drHumLupu1.1, whole genome shotgun sequence genome has a window encoding:
- the LOC133831085 gene encoding uncharacterized protein LOC133831085 encodes MLSGQLSSIIFSLKKSSIIFPPNKHQLAMEGGKAKMKSPAITLDQFVSIMAPLIDMEKEAEISASISTGATRNLETAQKKGSTIINLKCVDAQTGLMGKTLIEFQSNKGDVLPAHRFSTHDVVVMKPNKADIGTPALGQGVVYRLKDSSITVAFDDIPEEGLNSSLRLEKVANEVTYGRMKDALIQLSKGIQRGPASDLIPVLFGETPPAVSKKDLTFCPFNSNLDHSQKEAISKALASKNVFLLHGPPGTGKTTTVVEIILQEVKRGSKILACAASNIAVDNIVERLVRHRVKLVRVGHPARLLPQVLESALDSQVLRGDNSSLANDIRKEMKALNGKLLKTRDKNTRREIQKELRTLSKEERKRQQLAVTDVIKNADVVLTTLTGASSHKLDRTSFDLIIIDEAAQALEIQCWIALLKGSRCILAGDHLQLPPTIQSIEAEKKGLGRTLFERLADMYGNDVMSMLTVQYRMHELIMDWSSKELYNSKVKAHSSVAAHMLYDLEDAKKTSSTEPTLLLIDSAGCDMEEKKDEEESTLNEGEAEVAMAHAKRLVQSGVQASDIGIITPYNAQVVLLKMMKSNDEKLKDLEISTVDGFQGREKEAIIISMVRSNSKKEVGFLSDRRRMNVAVTRARRQCSLVCDTETVSSDGFLKRLIEYFEEHGEYSSASEYSNE; translated from the exons ATGCTATCTGGACAACTCAGTTCTataattttttccttaaaaaaaagtTCTATAATTTTCCCTCCAAACAAACACCAATTAGCCATGGAGGGAGGGAAAGCCAAGATGAAATCACCTGCTATCACTCTCGATCAATTTGTCTCCATCATGGCTCCTCTTATTGACATggaaaag GAAGCTGAAATATCAGCCTCAATAAGCACAGGCGCAACCAGAAATTTAGAGACTGCCCAAAAGAAAGGCTCAACAATCATCAACTTGAAATGTGTGGATGCTCAG ACAGGGTTAATGGGAAAAACTCTTATTGAGTTTCAGTCTAATAAAGGAGATGTTCTTCCTGCTCACAGG TTTAGTACGCATGATGTGGTTGTTATGAAGCCAAACAAGGCTGATATAGGAACCCCTGCTCTTGGACAGGGTGTTGTTTACCGATTAAAG GATTCATCAATTACGGTTGCTTTCGATGACATCCCAGAAGAGGGGTTAAATAGTTCTTTGCGGCTAGAGAAGGTGGCAAATGAG GTTACTTATGGTAGGATGAAGGATGCCCTAATACAATTGAGTAAAGGCATACAGAGGGGTCCTGCTTCTGATCTTATCCCTGTCTTATTTGGAGAAACACCTCCGGCAGTATCCAAGAAGGACCTCACATTCTGCCCCTTTAATTCTAACTTGGATCATTCTCAG AAGGAAGCAATTTCAAAGGCCCTGGCATCAAAGAACGTATTTTTGTTGCATGGCCCTCCTGGAACGGGGAAAACAACAACAGTGGTGGAAATAATCTTGCAAGAAGTGAAACGCGGATCAAAGATTCTTGCATGTGCTGCTTCAAATATTGCTGTTGACAACATTGTTGAGCGACTTGTTCGTCACAG aGTAAAGTTGGTGAGAGTGGGCCATCCTGCACGCTTACTACCTCAAGTATTGGAGAGTGCTTTGGATTCTCAG GTTCTACGAGGGGATAATAGTTCTCTAGCTAATGACATCCGGAAGGAAATGAAG GCTCTAAATGGGAAGCTGCTGAAAACCAGAGACAAAAATACAAGGAGAGAGATCCAGAAGGAGCTTAGAACTCTTTCCAAAGAAGAGCGTAAAAGGCAGCAGCTAGCTGTGACAGATGTTATTAAAAACGCAGATGTCGTGTTAACAACTCTGACTGGAGCTTCTTCTCATAAGCTGGATAGAACTTCATTTGATTTGATCATTATCGATGAAGCTGCTCAGGCCCTTGAGATACAATGCTGGATAGCTCTATTAAAG GGTTCAAGATGTATACTTGCAGGGGACcatcttcagcttcctccaacCATCCAAAGTATTGAAGCAGAAAAGAAAGGTTTAGGTAGGACCCTGTTTGAACGCCTTGCGGACATGTATGGAAATGACGTCATGTCCATGCTCACTGTCCAGTACCGAATGCATGAGCTTATAATGGATTGGTCATCTAAAGAACTTTACAACAGTAAG GTTAAAGCCCATTCAAGTGTTGCCGCGCATATGCTTTACGATCTTGAGGATGCAAAGAAGACCTCTTCCACAGAACCAACTCTTCTTCTCATAGATTCAGCTGG TTGTGACATGGAAGAAAAGAAGGATGAAGAAGAAAGCACATTGAATGAGGGTGAAGCTGAGGTTGCCATGGCCCATGCAAAGCGACTTGTTCAAAGTGGAGTTCAGGCTTCTGATATTGGAATTATTACTCCTTATAATGCACAG GTTGTCTTGCTGAAAATGATGAAAAGCAATGATGAAAAGTTAAAGGATTTGGAAATTTCAACAGTTGATGGGTTCCAAGGTAGGGAGAAGGAAGCGATCATTATTTCAATGGTTCGATCAAACTCAAAGAAAGAG GTTGGATTTTTAAGTGACCGTAGGCGAATGAATGTGGCCGTGACACGAGCAAGAAGGCAGTGCAGTCTTGTCTGTGACACCGAGACTGTAAGTAGTGATGGATTCCTGAAACGATTAATCGAGTATTTCGAAGAACATGGTGAGTATTCAAGTGCCTCAGAATATAgcaatgaataa